The following proteins are co-located in the Solanum pennellii chromosome 1, SPENNV200 genome:
- the LOC107008050 gene encoding acyl-CoA-binding domain-containing protein 6 isoform X3, with product MRSFSFQVLNFDSFSWTTASSKLYLSPTSLPLKIPACKGHALVQWGKKILMVGGKTDPSSDKVSVWAFDTETECWSLLEAKGDVPVARSGHTVLRASSVLILFGGEDVKRRKLNDLHMFDLKSLTWLPLHCTGTGPSPRSNHVSALYDDKLLLIFGGSSKSRTLNDLYTLDFETMAWSRIKIRGFHPSPRAGCCGVLCGTKWYIAGGGSRKRRHAETLIFDVLKLEWSVAVASPASSITTNKGFSLVLVQHKERDFLVGFGGFKKDPSNEVEVLIMEKNELSMGRRSSLSKAAGNLLSGNRLTSTGPASQPLNGTTTSHVDSIARQNLASAVEHHGSGRKSLSESLLIDPSSVSGNVSLRKQFSNDEDASAKMTKTSGDESPSQEQGAKQLDIGLKTCSNGGKIMCEEMSTISESGHLPTHYRQASANFLQDTDDFVFQEGDYKAGLPASSGACQQYEAKLSSLMRKNGILEGQLAAALAGREAAVKSKQDMEKKMSDAVKEMELLKEKLASVEMAQEEANSLSNIVHSDNVRLEHDVAFLKAVMDDTQKELHSTRGVLAGERARAFQLQVEVFHLKQRLQSLENRSPTPRKPFHV from the exons ATGCGTTCATTTTCATTTCAGGTGCTAAATTTTGATAGCTTTTCCTGGACAACAGCTTCATCAAAGCTCTACCTCTCGCCCACCAGTCTTCCTCTAAAGATCCCAGCATGCAAGGGTCATGCTTTG GTTCAATGGGGGAAAAAGATTCTTATGGTTGGAGGGAAAACAGACCCTTCAAGTGACAAAGTCTCAG TCTGGGCGTTTGACACTGAAACTGAATGCTGGTCACTTCTGGAAGCAAAGGGAGACGTTCCG GTTGCACGTAGTGGTCATACTGTCCTTAGAGCAAGCTcagttttgattttatttggggGTGAAGACGTAAAGAGGAGGAAGCTAAACGATCTGCATATGTTTGATCTTAAATCCTTGACATGGCTGCCACTTCATTGCAC GGGAACAGGTCCTTCACCAAGATCAAACCACGTGTCTGCCCTCTATGATGATAAATTACTCTTGATTTTTGGTGGATCGTCAAAGTCCAGGACGTTAAATGACTTATACACGCTTGACTTCGAGACG ATGGCATGGTCAAGAATTAAAATACGTGGATTCCATCCTTCACCTAGAGCTGGTTGTTGCGGAGTGCTTTGTGGAACTAAATGGTATATTGCTGGGGGTGGTAGCAGGAAAAGAA GACATGCTGAGACTTTAATATTTGATGTTCTAAAACTTGAATGGTCTGTTGCAGTTGCTTCACCAGCTTCTTCTATCACAACTAACAAG GGATTCAGCCTCGTCCTTGTGCAGCATAAGGAAAGGGATTTTCTTGTGGGTTTTGGTGGTTTCAAGAAAGATCCATCAAATGAG GTTGAGGTACTTATTatggaaaaaaatgaattgtcAATGGGTCGCAGATCAAGTTTAAGTAAAGCTGCTGGGAACTTGCTGTCTGGGAATCGTTTGACATCCACTGGGCCTGCTTCTCAGCCACTTAATGGTACTACTACCTCTCATGTGGATTCCATAGCGAGACAGAATCTAGCCTCTGCTGTTGAGCATCATGGCTCTGGTAGAAAATCATTGTCAGAGTCTTTACTCATTGATCCTAGTTCTGTGTCTGGTAATGTCTCACTTCGCAAGCAATTTTCCAATGATGAAGACGCCAGTGCAAAGATGACTAAGACTTCAGGAGATGAAAGTCCTTCACAG GAACAAGGAGCAAAACAACTAGACATAGGACTCAAAACATGCAGCAATGGAGgtaaaattatgtgtgaggAGATGTCTACTATCTCTGAATCTGGACATTTGCCTACTCATTACAGACAAGCAAGTGCAAACTTTCTTCAAGACACTGATGATTTTGTCTTCCAAGAAGGTGATTATAAAGCTGGACTGCCAGCTTCATCAGGTGCTTGTCAGCAGTATGAAGCAAAACTTTCCTCCCTAATGAGAAAGAATGGAATTCTAGAAGGACAGCTGGCAGCTGCATTGGCTGGCCGTGAAGCTGCAGTGAAGAGTAAACAGGACATGGAGAAAAAGATGTCTGATGCTGTTAAGGAGATGGAGTTGCTTAAAGAAAAGCTAGCTAGTGTCGAAATGGCCCAGGAAGAGGCTAACAGTTTATCCAACATTGTCCACTCTGATAATGTCAGGCTTGAGCATGACGTGGCTTTCCTCAAGGCAGTTATGGATGATACACAGAAG GAACTGCATTCAACAAGGGGAGTCCTTGCTGGAGAAAGAGCGAGAGCTTTCCAGTTGCAG GTTGAAGTTTTCCATTTAAAACAAAGATTGCAATCACTGGAGAATCGATCTCCAACACCTCGGAAACCTTTCCACGTTTAG
- the LOC107024616 gene encoding anaphase-promoting complex subunit 7 isoform X2 has protein sequence MDVPKDYMTTLLDHGLFASAQMLGSFLVSSSSVNLDTSPHLKAENLHAYKQALHCHRIIPKQNASAVRSSLSASTRSSSPNSFNISTVNENEVKFKIASLYCVLNENRAALVEMEGIPSKARNMQMNLLMGKLYRNSRHTRAAITCYKECLRHCPCIIEAIIALAEMGVAAKDIISLFPQTPTRGARSTFDHFDSSRWLQRYVEAQCCIASNDYKGGLEFFAELLRRFPNNIHILLEMAKVEAIIGKTEEAITDFEKVRSIDPYVITYMDEYAMLLKLKSDNSKLHRLVHDLLNIDPNRPEVFVALSVLWERRDERGALSYIEKSIRIDERHIPGYIMKGNIYLSMNRPEAAVVAFRGAQQLRPDLRSYQGLVRSYLAISNIKEALYAAREAMKAMPQSAKALKLVGDVHASSTSGREKAKKFYESALRLEPGYLGAALALAELHVIEGRNGDAVTLLERYLKDWADDSLHVKLAQVFAATNMLQDALSHYHAALRINPQNEAANKGLDRLEKQLKGVDPDAPEEDEENDVEDADADQEETELL, from the exons ATGGACGTCCCGAAAGACTACATGACCACTCTGTTGGATCATGGCTTGTTCGCTTCTGCTCAAATGCTC GGAAGTTTTCTTGTTTCGTCGTCTTCTGTGAATCTTGATACAAGTCCGCACCTCAAGGCTGAGAATTTG CACGCGTACAAGCAAGCATTGCACTGCCACAGAATAATTCCGAAGCAAAATGCATCAGCAGTTAGAAGTTCATTGTCTGCATCAACCAGGTCATCATCGCCAAATTCTTTCAACATTTCTACGGTCAATGAGAATGAG GTGAAGTTCAAAATTGCATCATTGTATTGTGTACTCAATGAGAATAGAGCAGCTCTTGTTGAG ATGGAGGGAATTCCCAGCAAAGCAAGAAATATGCAGATGAATCTCCTGATGGGAAAACTGTACCGAAATTCAAGACATACTCGTGCAGCCATTACATGCTATAAAGAGTGTTTAAg GCATTGCCCTTGCATCATTGAGGCCATCATTGCTTTGGCAGAAATGGGTGTTGCAGCTAAGGATATTATTTCATTGTTTCCACAG ACCCCAACTCGAGGTGCAAGGTCTActtttgatcattttgattcaAGCCGTTGGTTGCAG CGTTATGTTGAAGCCCAATGCTGTATTGCTTCAAATGATTATAAAG GTGGTTTGGAATTTTTTGCAGAGCTTCTGCGACGATTTCCCAATAACATACATATTCTGCTTGAAATGGCTAAG GTTGAAGCCATCATTGGAAAAACTGAAGAAGCTATTACAGATTTTGAGAAG GTTCGGTCCATTGATCCATATGTTATTACCTATATGGACGAGTATGCCATGCTCTTAAAGCTGAAATCTGATAATTCAAAGTTGCATAGATTAGTACATGATCTCCTGAACATAGACCCAAACAGACCTGAAGTTTTTGTGGCCTTGTCTGTCTTATGGGAAAGGAGAGATGAGAGAGGGGCTCTATCTTATATTGAGAAG AGCATCCGCATTGATGAGAGGCATATACCAGGTTATATAATGAAG GGAAATATATACTTGTCAATGAATCGACCTGAAGCTGCTGTAGTTGCCTTCAGAGGAGCTCAACAATTGAGACCTGATCTTCGTTCTTATCAAG GTTTAGTACGCTCTTATTTAGCGATTTCAAATATTAAGGAGGCACTATATGCTGCAAGGGAGGCGATGAAGGCCATGCCACAGTCAGCAAAAGCTCTAAAATTGGTGGGTGACGTACATGCTAGTAGCACTAGTGGGAGGGAAAAG GCGAAGAAGTTCTATGAATCTGCACTAAGGCTGGAACCTGGTTATCTTGGAGCAGCGCTAGCCTTGGCAGAATTGCATGTCATTGAAGGTCGAAATGGAGATGCTGTTACTCTCCTTGAGCGATACCTCAAGGATTGGGCTGATGACTCGTTACATGTTAAGCTTGCCCAAGTGTTTGCTGCTACAAATATGCTGCAAGATGCCTTGTCACACTATCATGCAGCACTGAG GATAAATCCTCAAAATGAAGCTGCAAATAAAGGATTGGATCGCCTGGAGAAGCAACTCAAG GGAGTAGACCCTGATGCTCCAGAAGAAGACGAGGAGAATGATGTGGAGGATGCTGATGCAGACCAGGAAGAAACCGAGCTCTTATGA
- the LOC107024616 gene encoding anaphase-promoting complex subunit 7 isoform X1 codes for MDVPKDYMTTLLDHGLFASAQMLGSFLVSSSSVNLDTSPHLKAENLVLLGDALLREKEYKRAVHAYKQALHCHRIIPKQNASAVRSSLSASTRSSSPNSFNISTVNENEVKFKIASLYCVLNENRAALVEMEGIPSKARNMQMNLLMGKLYRNSRHTRAAITCYKECLRHCPCIIEAIIALAEMGVAAKDIISLFPQTPTRGARSTFDHFDSSRWLQRYVEAQCCIASNDYKGGLEFFAELLRRFPNNIHILLEMAKVEAIIGKTEEAITDFEKVRSIDPYVITYMDEYAMLLKLKSDNSKLHRLVHDLLNIDPNRPEVFVALSVLWERRDERGALSYIEKSIRIDERHIPGYIMKGNIYLSMNRPEAAVVAFRGAQQLRPDLRSYQGLVRSYLAISNIKEALYAAREAMKAMPQSAKALKLVGDVHASSTSGREKAKKFYESALRLEPGYLGAALALAELHVIEGRNGDAVTLLERYLKDWADDSLHVKLAQVFAATNMLQDALSHYHAALRINPQNEAANKGLDRLEKQLKGVDPDAPEEDEENDVEDADADQEETELL; via the exons ATGGACGTCCCGAAAGACTACATGACCACTCTGTTGGATCATGGCTTGTTCGCTTCTGCTCAAATGCTC GGAAGTTTTCTTGTTTCGTCGTCTTCTGTGAATCTTGATACAAGTCCGCACCTCAAGGCTGAGAATTTG GTGCTTCTTGGCGATGCTTTACTTCGGGAGAAAGAGTACAAGAGAGCTGTT CACGCGTACAAGCAAGCATTGCACTGCCACAGAATAATTCCGAAGCAAAATGCATCAGCAGTTAGAAGTTCATTGTCTGCATCAACCAGGTCATCATCGCCAAATTCTTTCAACATTTCTACGGTCAATGAGAATGAG GTGAAGTTCAAAATTGCATCATTGTATTGTGTACTCAATGAGAATAGAGCAGCTCTTGTTGAG ATGGAGGGAATTCCCAGCAAAGCAAGAAATATGCAGATGAATCTCCTGATGGGAAAACTGTACCGAAATTCAAGACATACTCGTGCAGCCATTACATGCTATAAAGAGTGTTTAAg GCATTGCCCTTGCATCATTGAGGCCATCATTGCTTTGGCAGAAATGGGTGTTGCAGCTAAGGATATTATTTCATTGTTTCCACAG ACCCCAACTCGAGGTGCAAGGTCTActtttgatcattttgattcaAGCCGTTGGTTGCAG CGTTATGTTGAAGCCCAATGCTGTATTGCTTCAAATGATTATAAAG GTGGTTTGGAATTTTTTGCAGAGCTTCTGCGACGATTTCCCAATAACATACATATTCTGCTTGAAATGGCTAAG GTTGAAGCCATCATTGGAAAAACTGAAGAAGCTATTACAGATTTTGAGAAG GTTCGGTCCATTGATCCATATGTTATTACCTATATGGACGAGTATGCCATGCTCTTAAAGCTGAAATCTGATAATTCAAAGTTGCATAGATTAGTACATGATCTCCTGAACATAGACCCAAACAGACCTGAAGTTTTTGTGGCCTTGTCTGTCTTATGGGAAAGGAGAGATGAGAGAGGGGCTCTATCTTATATTGAGAAG AGCATCCGCATTGATGAGAGGCATATACCAGGTTATATAATGAAG GGAAATATATACTTGTCAATGAATCGACCTGAAGCTGCTGTAGTTGCCTTCAGAGGAGCTCAACAATTGAGACCTGATCTTCGTTCTTATCAAG GTTTAGTACGCTCTTATTTAGCGATTTCAAATATTAAGGAGGCACTATATGCTGCAAGGGAGGCGATGAAGGCCATGCCACAGTCAGCAAAAGCTCTAAAATTGGTGGGTGACGTACATGCTAGTAGCACTAGTGGGAGGGAAAAG GCGAAGAAGTTCTATGAATCTGCACTAAGGCTGGAACCTGGTTATCTTGGAGCAGCGCTAGCCTTGGCAGAATTGCATGTCATTGAAGGTCGAAATGGAGATGCTGTTACTCTCCTTGAGCGATACCTCAAGGATTGGGCTGATGACTCGTTACATGTTAAGCTTGCCCAAGTGTTTGCTGCTACAAATATGCTGCAAGATGCCTTGTCACACTATCATGCAGCACTGAG GATAAATCCTCAAAATGAAGCTGCAAATAAAGGATTGGATCGCCTGGAGAAGCAACTCAAG GGAGTAGACCCTGATGCTCCAGAAGAAGACGAGGAGAATGATGTGGAGGATGCTGATGCAGACCAGGAAGAAACCGAGCTCTTATGA